From the genome of Flavobacterium luteolum, one region includes:
- a CDS encoding GNAT family N-acetyltransferase: protein MNEFNIIIRKALEKDAEKIWALMQDLAVFEKYIDVFAITPEIVRESGFRKSPPDFYCIVAEDAEQIAGMLVYYFLPYTAVNKPAIYLKELYVEEKYRGQKIGEQLMNALYEEAKKSNCCQIKWTVAPWNDAGKKFYERLGANENKDWLNYEWNL from the coding sequence ATGAATGAATTCAATATCATAATAAGAAAAGCTCTTGAAAAAGATGCTGAAAAAATTTGGGCTTTAATGCAAGATTTGGCAGTGTTTGAAAAGTATATTGATGTTTTTGCAATTACGCCGGAGATTGTCCGCGAAAGTGGATTTAGAAAAAGTCCACCCGATTTTTATTGTATTGTTGCAGAAGATGCAGAACAAATTGCAGGAATGTTAGTATACTATTTTCTACCTTACACTGCTGTAAATAAACCAGCTATTTATTTGAAAGAATTATATGTTGAAGAAAAATATAGAGGACAGAAGATTGGAGAACAATTAATGAATGCTTTATATGAAGAAGCTAAAAAGAGTAATTGTTGCCAAATTAAATGGACTGTTGCCCCTTGGAATGATGCGGGGAAAAAGTTTTATGAAAGGCTTGGAGCAAACGAAAACAAAGATTGGCTAAACTACGAATGGAATCTTTAA
- a CDS encoding PLP-dependent aminotransferase family protein, protein MNSPILKIIFNGLHLNSDGDKPIYLQLAEVLLLSIKRGKLQTGQKLPSSRDIAVFLGINRITVSKAFEELQNQGWLESFTGRGTFVSAHIPEIKPEKLQDKSNKAQKTAGFTVEKLQYLENSYFVSTAQLHFDDGFPDPKLAPLKELYRAYRNQLTRSGLYDKFGSYGNPDGSDYYKEAISKYLNETRGLKTTSRNILSVRGTVMGVNLVCNALIHPGDIIVSGVPGWRRAENNFLHAKAQHIRIPVDEYGLVVEELKKICQKNKIRMVYITPHHHYPTTVALRIDRRLELLELAKEYSFIILEDDYDFDFHYNNRPLLPLASADENGMVIYCGSFSKSFSPAFRMGYLAAPENVIEHLTNVRVLLDRQGDHILDNAMAEIINDGTVQRYLRKSLTIYEEKRNQFCNLLNSELKSAVDFSILQGGMTIWTKFDKSINLELLAKEAYKKGLYFSDGKVHRYSNYNENGTRLGFASSSKEELEKGVEILKKLI, encoded by the coding sequence ATGAATAGTCCAATTTTAAAGATAATTTTTAATGGTCTTCATCTTAATTCAGATGGAGATAAACCTATATATCTTCAATTAGCTGAAGTTTTATTGCTTTCCATAAAACGAGGAAAACTTCAGACAGGGCAAAAATTGCCTTCTTCTCGAGATATAGCAGTTTTTCTTGGCATTAATAGAATTACGGTTTCTAAAGCATTTGAAGAATTACAAAATCAGGGTTGGCTTGAAAGTTTTACTGGACGTGGGACATTTGTATCTGCTCATATACCTGAGATAAAACCTGAAAAACTTCAGGATAAATCTAACAAAGCACAAAAAACAGCAGGTTTTACGGTTGAAAAACTGCAATATTTAGAAAACTCTTATTTTGTTTCCACAGCTCAACTCCATTTTGATGATGGTTTTCCAGACCCGAAATTGGCTCCTTTAAAAGAACTTTACCGAGCTTATCGCAATCAATTAACTCGAAGCGGACTTTACGATAAATTTGGAAGTTACGGCAATCCCGATGGATCAGATTATTATAAAGAAGCTATTTCAAAATATTTAAATGAAACACGTGGTTTAAAAACTACTTCCCGAAATATATTATCAGTACGAGGAACTGTTATGGGAGTTAACTTGGTCTGTAATGCACTTATACATCCTGGCGATATTATTGTATCTGGTGTTCCTGGATGGCGTCGTGCCGAAAACAATTTTCTTCATGCAAAAGCCCAACATATCAGAATTCCTGTTGATGAATATGGTTTGGTTGTGGAAGAATTGAAAAAGATCTGCCAGAAGAATAAAATACGAATGGTATATATTACACCTCATCATCATTATCCGACAACTGTTGCGCTTCGTATTGACCGTCGATTAGAATTATTAGAACTCGCGAAAGAATACAGTTTTATTATTCTTGAAGATGATTATGACTTTGATTTTCATTACAACAATCGTCCTCTACTCCCTTTAGCAAGCGCTGATGAAAACGGAATGGTTATTTACTGTGGCTCTTTTAGTAAAAGTTTTTCTCCTGCTTTCAGAATGGGTTATTTGGCCGCTCCAGAAAATGTAATTGAACATTTGACAAATGTTCGAGTACTTTTGGACCGACAAGGCGATCACATACTTGATAATGCTATGGCGGAAATTATAAATGATGGAACTGTACAGCGATATCTTCGAAAATCTCTAACCATTTATGAAGAAAAACGAAATCAGTTCTGCAATTTATTAAATAGTGAATTAAAAAGTGCTGTTGATTTTTCTATTCTGCAAGGAGGCATGACGATTTGGACTAAATTTGATAAATCAATTAATTTAGAACTGTTAGCAAAAGAGGCCTATAAAAAAGGATTGTATTTTTCTGACGGAAAAGTGCACCGATATTCAAATTATAATGAAAACGGAACTAGGCTAGGTTTTGCTTCTTCTTCTAAAGAGGAATTAGAAAAAGGAGTCGAAATATTGAAAAAACTAATCTAA
- a CDS encoding MgtC/SapB family protein: MEIEIVIRLLLAAFWGALIGAEREYRGKAAGLRTTIMISVGACFFTLMSEWIGGPGNPDRIASNIVTGLGFLCAGVIFRSDNHVSGITTAATIWSVAAVSMGVGAGYYFASACAALMILIILTMLTFLQDKIDLINEHKTLRITFKRSDAGHARCKELFSTYGIKSKLLVQHRTVDHIILEWQIHGSKHAIESLYASLLQDPIFEELVL; encoded by the coding sequence ATGGAAATAGAAATTGTCATAAGATTACTTTTAGCCGCATTTTGGGGAGCGCTAATCGGAGCCGAAAGAGAGTATAGAGGAAAAGCTGCGGGTTTGCGAACTACAATAATGATTTCTGTTGGAGCTTGTTTCTTTACCTTAATGTCAGAATGGATTGGTGGGCCTGGAAATCCCGATAGAATCGCTTCTAATATTGTTACTGGTTTAGGATTTCTTTGTGCGGGAGTAATATTTAGATCAGACAATCATGTTTCTGGTATTACAACAGCAGCGACAATATGGTCGGTTGCGGCGGTTAGTATGGGAGTAGGAGCGGGTTATTATTTTGCTTCGGCTTGCGCGGCACTTATGATTCTTATAATTCTAACGATGCTAACTTTTCTTCAAGATAAAATTGACCTAATCAACGAACATAAAACGCTTCGAATAACCTTTAAACGTTCAGACGCAGGACACGCAAGATGCAAAGAACTTTTTTCTACTTATGGTATAAAATCTAAACTGTTAGTGCAACACCGTACTGTAGATCATATTATTTTAGAATGGCAGATACACGGCTCTAAACATGCTATAGAATCTTTGTATGCTTCGCTTTTGCAAGATCCAATTTTTGAAGAATTAGTGCTATAG
- a CDS encoding GNAT family N-acetyltransferase, producing MNFNLQPILENDLCILSPLEEKDFDALYKVASDPKIWEQHPNKDRWKKEVFENFFEGAMKSKGAFKIINKETGDVLGSTRFYDFDQEDDSIFIGYTFYAVSCWGKGVNQSVKKTMLDYLFQYVSKVKFHIGSENIRSQIAISRVGAEKVAEEEVAYFGENPKWNFVYQINKED from the coding sequence ATGAATTTTAATTTACAACCCATTTTAGAAAATGATCTTTGCATTCTATCTCCTTTAGAAGAAAAAGATTTTGATGCTTTATATAAAGTAGCTTCCGATCCTAAAATTTGGGAACAGCACCCAAACAAAGACAGATGGAAAAAAGAAGTCTTTGAAAACTTTTTTGAAGGTGCCATGAAAAGTAAAGGCGCTTTTAAAATTATAAATAAGGAAACAGGAGATGTTCTTGGAAGTACACGATTTTACGATTTTGATCAAGAAGACGACAGCATTTTTATAGGCTATACTTTTTATGCTGTTTCGTGCTGGGGAAAAGGCGTGAATCAAAGTGTGAAAAAGACCATGCTGGATTATCTTTTTCAATATGTCTCGAAAGTGAAATTTCATATTGGTTCAGAAAATATCCGATCACAAATTGCAATTTCAAGAGTAGGAGCAGAAAAAGTGGCTGAAGAGGAGGTGGCTTATTTTGGAGAAAATCCAAAATGGAATTTTGTGTATCAAATAAATAAAGAAGACTGA
- a CDS encoding glycoside hydrolase family 2 protein yields MKKIAMLCCAFLLMGKAVTQEIPLVSNISARNNITLNGKWRYIVDPLENGYFNYRLEPFKDNGFFENKKWNTTELSEYNFATSAVMDIPSDWNSKDERLFFYEGTVWFQKDFNYKKDAKSKGILHFGAVNYDAKVYVNGKLAGTHIGGYTPFNFDVTDLLVEGNNFVVVKVDNKRHKDNVPTVNMDWWNYGGITRDVTLAQVPNTYIEDYLVQLDKKEKGKISAWIKLNSESANQTVSVSIPELKIKKSVTTDAKGIAYFEIKANPVLWTPEKPKLYDVTISKADENITDQIGFRTIETKGKEILLNGKKVFLRGISIHEEAPSRSGRAWSEEDAITLLTWAKELGCNYVRLAHYPHNENMVKKAEKMGLMIWSEVPVYWTISWTNPDTYANAERQLHDMIYRDKNRCGIVIWSIANETPHGDDRDVFLSKLAKYARTQDNSRLISMAMEVTSSSNNINTLHDNMNEYVDIVSFNQYLGWYRGTNESCKDMQWVIPYNKPVIISEFGGEALQGLHGDKKERWNEEYQEELYIQNTQMFNRIEGLAGVSPWILVDFRSPRRQLADIQDFFNRKGLISNNGIKKKAFYVMKDWYKQKEEEYK; encoded by the coding sequence ATGAAGAAAATTGCAATGCTGTGTTGTGCTTTTTTGCTGATGGGAAAAGCTGTGACGCAGGAAATCCCGTTAGTGTCTAATATTTCAGCTCGAAACAATATTACTTTAAATGGAAAATGGAGATATATTGTAGATCCTCTCGAAAACGGATATTTTAATTACCGATTAGAGCCTTTTAAAGACAACGGATTTTTTGAAAATAAAAAATGGAACACCACAGAACTGAGCGAATATAATTTTGCGACCTCAGCAGTAATGGATATTCCGTCTGATTGGAATTCGAAAGATGAAAGATTGTTTTTTTACGAAGGAACGGTTTGGTTTCAGAAAGACTTTAATTATAAAAAAGATGCAAAATCTAAAGGAATTCTTCATTTCGGGGCAGTCAATTATGATGCGAAAGTTTACGTAAACGGAAAATTGGCAGGAACACACATTGGAGGTTATACACCTTTCAATTTTGATGTAACCGATTTATTAGTTGAAGGAAACAATTTCGTAGTAGTAAAAGTCGATAACAAACGCCATAAAGACAACGTTCCAACGGTAAACATGGATTGGTGGAATTACGGCGGAATCACAAGAGATGTAACTCTGGCTCAAGTTCCGAATACGTATATCGAAGATTATTTGGTTCAATTGGATAAAAAAGAAAAAGGAAAAATTTCGGCTTGGATAAAACTAAACAGCGAATCGGCAAATCAAACAGTTTCGGTTTCCATTCCAGAATTGAAAATTAAAAAAAGCGTTACGACCGATGCTAAAGGAATAGCGTATTTTGAAATCAAAGCCAATCCTGTTTTATGGACGCCTGAAAAGCCAAAATTATATGATGTAACCATTTCTAAAGCAGATGAAAATATTACTGATCAAATTGGTTTTAGAACTATTGAAACTAAAGGCAAAGAAATTCTCTTAAACGGGAAAAAAGTCTTTTTACGCGGAATCAGCATTCACGAAGAAGCGCCTTCTAGATCTGGAAGAGCTTGGTCTGAAGAAGATGCAATTACATTGCTAACTTGGGCAAAAGAATTGGGCTGTAATTATGTTCGATTGGCGCATTATCCACACAACGAAAATATGGTTAAAAAAGCCGAAAAAATGGGATTGATGATTTGGTCTGAAGTGCCAGTTTATTGGACCATTTCGTGGACAAATCCGGATACGTATGCCAATGCCGAACGCCAATTGCATGACATGATTTACAGAGATAAAAACCGTTGCGGAATTGTAATTTGGTCAATTGCCAATGAAACGCCTCATGGCGATGATCGTGATGTTTTTTTAAGCAAATTAGCAAAATACGCACGCACACAAGATAATTCTCGTTTAATAAGTATGGCGATGGAAGTTACTTCGAGTTCCAATAATATCAATACGCTTCATGATAATATGAACGAATATGTTGATATTGTAAGTTTTAACCAATATTTGGGCTGGTACAGAGGAACTAATGAATCTTGTAAAGACATGCAATGGGTAATTCCGTACAACAAGCCTGTTATCATAAGTGAATTTGGTGGCGAAGCGTTACAAGGTTTACATGGAGATAAGAAAGAACGCTGGAACGAAGAGTATCAGGAAGAATTGTACATTCAAAACACGCAAATGTTTAATAGAATTGAAGGTTTGGCCGGAGTTTCACCTTGGATTCTCGTTGACTTTAGATCACCAAGAAGACAGCTTGCAGATATTCAGGATTTCTTTAATCGCAAAGGTTTAATATCGAATAACGGAATAAAAAAGAAAGCTTTTTATGTAATGAAAGATTGGTACAAACAAAAAGAGGAAGAATATAAATAA
- a CDS encoding TonB-dependent receptor, which produces MKHIISACFFLFSLCMSAQNVTVTVDQNVTLKEFFKQIESQTDFKFAFTDQIDTNKKYFNKKSTFKNTEVNKLIAELNQTSSVQFTIVGSNIFVKQKSQVQKPAKKKSKLTGHVYDDERQPVIGANIYIKELETGVVTDSDGKYSIDVPNGSYTVQVSYVGFKNEEKRVSVSDDTKINFNIDSDSQQLGEVIIMNNKAVDIKNTQMSVNKLSMQEIKKIPVAMGEPDPLKSILTLPGVTNAGEASSGFNVRGGAADQNLILLDGAPVYADSHMFGFFSIFNADIVNGLDLYKGGIPSKFGGRVSSVLDVTQQTGDFEEYKVNGGIGLISSRLLVQGPLEKEKGSFILSGRASYAHLFMKLADNNNSAMFYDLNAKLNYRFNAKNTLSFSGYFGNDIFDINDRFASTYGSTMGILSWKHKFSDRLNSNLSTFYSDYRFNLEIPIESFKWDSNIASYGLKYNWNFQQSEKFKINYGIDGLYYNFNPGVVKPTSPDSQFNYMQLDKKYALEASAFVDFENQITEKLNFRYGLRYSMFYRLGDETISTYENGQAVVYNPLYKIYEEGTPNGSISYGKGKTISKFNNFEPRAALSYAFNDENSIKASYNRMAQYIHILSNTQSPLPMSIWTPSGPFTKPQLLDQYAMGYFRNFKDGDYSLETELFYKNVQNRIDYIDGADVLANNNIEQVILNGKARSYGMELLFRKNTGVFTGWISYTLSRAEQKTPGRTPEEPGIANGDWYLSGYDKLHNLSIVGSYELNPKWSFNGNFTLQSGQPVTYANGYYEMGGIHIPNYSLRNENRLPLFHHLDVAATYTPKPDKKKGWQSYWVFSLYNIYNRKNAASMSFTTNEDTGANETRRLSIFGIVPGVSYNFKF; this is translated from the coding sequence ATGAAGCATATAATTTCAGCGTGCTTTTTTTTATTCAGTTTATGTATGTCTGCTCAGAACGTTACAGTAACTGTAGATCAAAATGTAACTTTAAAAGAATTCTTCAAACAAATCGAAAGTCAAACCGACTTTAAATTTGCTTTTACAGATCAGATTGATACTAATAAAAAGTATTTTAATAAAAAAAGCACTTTTAAGAATACCGAAGTTAACAAGCTTATTGCGGAATTAAATCAAACTTCATCTGTACAATTTACGATCGTTGGCAGCAATATTTTTGTAAAGCAGAAATCTCAAGTTCAAAAACCAGCCAAAAAAAAAAGTAAGCTAACCGGTCACGTTTATGACGATGAAAGACAACCTGTTATTGGTGCCAACATTTACATAAAAGAATTAGAAACTGGTGTTGTTACAGATTCCGACGGAAAATATAGCATTGATGTACCAAACGGAAGTTATACTGTTCAGGTTAGTTATGTTGGATTTAAAAATGAGGAAAAACGTGTTTCTGTTTCCGATGATACCAAAATCAATTTCAATATCGATTCTGACAGCCAGCAATTGGGAGAAGTTATTATCATGAATAATAAGGCGGTTGACATTAAAAATACTCAAATGAGTGTTAATAAGCTTTCGATGCAGGAAATCAAAAAAATTCCTGTTGCAATGGGTGAACCTGATCCGTTAAAATCAATTTTAACTTTGCCAGGAGTTACCAATGCTGGAGAAGCTTCTTCGGGATTTAATGTCCGCGGTGGTGCTGCAGATCAGAATTTGATTCTTTTGGATGGCGCTCCTGTTTATGCAGACTCGCACATGTTTGGGTTCTTTTCTATTTTCAATGCCGATATTGTTAATGGTTTAGATTTATATAAAGGAGGAATTCCGTCAAAGTTTGGAGGACGTGTTTCTTCTGTTCTAGATGTTACCCAACAAACGGGAGATTTTGAAGAATATAAAGTAAACGGAGGAATTGGTTTAATCTCTAGCCGATTATTAGTTCAAGGTCCTTTAGAAAAAGAAAAAGGTTCGTTTATTCTTTCTGGACGTGCTTCGTACGCGCATTTGTTCATGAAACTGGCTGACAATAATAACTCTGCCATGTTTTATGATTTGAATGCTAAATTGAATTATCGTTTTAATGCTAAGAATACATTGTCTTTTTCTGGTTATTTTGGAAATGATATATTCGATATCAATGATCGTTTTGCTAGCACTTACGGAAGCACAATGGGAATTTTAAGTTGGAAACATAAATTTTCTGATCGTTTGAACAGCAATCTATCTACTTTCTACAGTGATTATAGATTTAATTTAGAAATTCCGATTGAAAGTTTTAAATGGGATAGCAATATTGCGAGTTATGGATTGAAGTACAATTGGAATTTCCAACAATCTGAGAAGTTTAAAATCAATTATGGTATTGATGGTTTGTATTATAATTTCAATCCTGGAGTTGTAAAACCGACTTCGCCAGATTCTCAGTTTAATTATATGCAGCTGGACAAAAAATATGCTTTGGAGGCTTCTGCTTTTGTTGATTTTGAAAATCAGATTACAGAGAAACTGAACTTCCGTTACGGACTTCGTTACAGCATGTTTTACCGTTTAGGAGATGAAACTATCAGCACTTACGAAAATGGTCAGGCGGTAGTATACAATCCGTTATACAAAATCTATGAAGAGGGAACACCAAACGGAAGCATCTCATACGGAAAAGGAAAAACCATCAGCAAGTTCAATAATTTTGAACCTAGAGCTGCTCTTTCTTATGCTTTTAATGACGAAAATTCGATTAAAGCGAGCTACAACCGAATGGCACAATACATTCATATTTTATCAAACACACAGTCTCCGTTGCCAATGAGCATCTGGACACCAAGCGGACCTTTTACAAAACCTCAGCTTTTGGACCAGTATGCGATGGGATATTTCAGAAATTTCAAAGACGGCGACTACTCTTTAGAAACAGAATTATTTTATAAAAATGTTCAAAATCGTATTGATTATATTGACGGCGCTGATGTCTTGGCTAACAACAATATTGAGCAGGTTATTCTAAACGGAAAAGCCAGATCTTATGGTATGGAATTATTGTTTAGAAAAAATACTGGCGTTTTCACAGGATGGATTTCTTATACTTTGTCTAGAGCAGAACAAAAAACTCCTGGAAGAACTCCAGAAGAACCAGGAATTGCAAATGGTGACTGGTATTTGTCAGGTTATGATAAACTGCATAATTTAAGCATTGTAGGAAGTTATGAACTGAATCCGAAATGGTCTTTTAATGGAAATTTCACTTTACAATCGGGTCAGCCGGTAACGTACGCAAATGGATACTACGAAATGGGAGGCATTCACATTCCGAATTATTCTTTGAGAAATGAAAACAGATTACCGCTTTTCCATCACTTAGATGTTGCGGCAACTTACACGCCAAAACCAGATAAAAAGAAAGGATGGCAAAGCTATTGGGTATTTAGCCTTTACAATATTTACAACAGAAAAAATGCTGCTTCTATGAGTTTTACAACCAATGAAGATACGGGAGCAAATGAAACCAGAAGACTTTCTATTTTCGGAATTGTACCTGGAGTTTCTTATAATTTTAAATTTTAA
- a CDS encoding DUF4249 domain-containing protein → MNKLKKYTIMNRALALISLLFVFSFASCEDVVNLDLETGETKLVIDAEIIWKKGTDGKEQTIKISKTAPYYNNSTPKVSGAQVRVENSNGDVFTFNETEAGVYKCTNFVPVIDMDYKLFITAEGQSFTATEKLTSTTPITKIEQNIVPDFDGTDIIELTFYYNDPADQTNFYVTDYQSSFLIYPEYEITNDDFYNGNEISTRYSKEDKMKSGNTVKITHRGVSKNFYNYWKLILEASSSNPFSVPPGNIRGNIVNTSDANNFAFGYFRLCEADQIDYLVK, encoded by the coding sequence ATGAATAAATTGAAAAAATATACAATAATGAACAGAGCACTGGCATTAATAAGTCTTCTTTTTGTTTTTTCTTTTGCTTCTTGCGAAGATGTGGTCAATCTGGACCTGGAAACTGGTGAAACGAAACTGGTTATCGATGCCGAAATTATCTGGAAAAAAGGAACTGACGGAAAGGAACAAACTATAAAAATTAGTAAAACGGCTCCTTATTACAACAATTCTACGCCAAAAGTTTCTGGCGCGCAAGTACGAGTAGAAAACAGTAACGGAGATGTTTTTACCTTTAACGAAACCGAGGCTGGAGTTTACAAATGCACTAATTTTGTTCCTGTAATTGATATGGATTACAAATTATTTATTACTGCTGAAGGACAAAGTTTTACCGCAACAGAAAAGTTAACTTCTACAACTCCAATCACTAAAATCGAACAAAATATCGTTCCCGATTTTGACGGAACAGATATCATTGAATTGACTTTTTATTACAATGACCCAGCAGATCAAACCAATTTTTACGTAACAGATTATCAAAGCTCATTCTTGATTTACCCAGAATATGAAATTACAAATGATGATTTTTATAACGGAAACGAAATTAGCACGAGATACTCTAAAGAAGACAAAATGAAATCTGGAAATACAGTAAAAATTACCCATAGAGGCGTTTCTAAAAACTTCTATAATTACTGGAAATTAATTTTGGAAGCTTCCAGTTCAAATCCTTTTTCTGTACCTCCAGGAAATATTAGAGGAAATATTGTAAATACTTCTGATGCTAATAATTTCGCTTTTGGTTATTTTAGACTTTGCGAAGCTGATCAAATTGATTATTTAGTGAAATAA